A window from Cryobacterium sp. PAMC25264 encodes these proteins:
- a CDS encoding heme A synthase, giving the protein MNRIVQWLPTNVDRRLIVLGWVYLAAQIFLVGTGGLVRLTSSGLGCPTWPKCTADSLVNTPEMGIHGVIEFGNRLLGVLLGLVAIVAFVAVLRMRRSRPDLFRLTLLAGLGIPAQAVIGGISVLTQLNPYVVGLHFVISVILVGLCTAFLYRLYTVPGSRERVVPLWYLIVTHLTTFAVAVTIAVGILTTGSGPHAGDADAPRNGLDSEFLQHVHSWPAYVTLALTLILVVGAVSLHLPVRRWVLLLLAVELAQTVVGLTQANLGLPAVLVGIHMVLACVLAAAMTAVVLNLKQPVLVAAPPAERTTTETLAR; this is encoded by the coding sequence GTGAACCGGATAGTCCAGTGGTTGCCCACGAACGTGGACCGACGCCTCATCGTGCTCGGCTGGGTGTACCTGGCGGCACAGATCTTCCTGGTCGGCACCGGAGGCCTCGTCCGGCTCACCAGCTCGGGCCTCGGCTGCCCGACCTGGCCCAAGTGCACCGCCGATTCGCTCGTGAACACGCCCGAGATGGGTATCCACGGCGTGATCGAGTTCGGCAACCGCCTGCTCGGCGTTCTGCTCGGACTGGTCGCCATAGTCGCCTTTGTGGCGGTGCTGCGGATGCGTCGCAGCCGCCCCGACCTCTTCCGCCTCACCCTGCTGGCCGGCCTGGGCATCCCGGCTCAGGCCGTGATCGGCGGCATCAGCGTACTCACCCAGCTGAACCCCTACGTCGTGGGGCTGCACTTCGTGATCTCGGTGATCCTGGTCGGGCTCTGCACAGCGTTCCTCTACCGGCTGTACACCGTCCCCGGGTCCCGGGAGCGTGTGGTTCCGCTCTGGTACCTCATCGTCACCCACCTCACCACCTTCGCCGTGGCCGTGACCATCGCCGTGGGTATCCTCACGACCGGCTCCGGGCCGCACGCCGGTGACGCTGATGCTCCCCGCAACGGTCTGGACTCCGAGTTCCTCCAGCACGTGCACAGCTGGCCGGCCTACGTGACCCTGGCCTTGACACTGATCCTGGTGGTCGGCGCCGTGTCGCTCCACCTGCCCGTGCGCCGTTGGGTCCTCCTGCTCCTGGCCGTCGAGCTGGCGCAGACCGTCGTTGGGCTCACCCAGGCGAACCTCGGCTTGCCGGCGGTGCTCGTGGGCATCCACATGGTGCTCGCCTGCGTGCTCGCCGCTGCCATGACCGCCGTGGTCCTGAACCTCAAGCAACCCGTCCTCGTGGCCGCTCCCCCGGCCGAGCGCACCACCACCGAGACCCTGGCGCGCTGA
- a CDS encoding heme o synthase yields the protein MDTAEQTPTLNRPDRFQRAGNTFRAYLSLTKPRVVELLLVVTAPTMILAERGIPSLWLVLATLIGGAFSAGSAGAFNCYLDRDIDRLMNRTQGRPLVTGELSDRQALVFAWVLGAVSIAWLWIFTNWVAALLSLGAILLYVVFYTMILKRRTAQNIVWGGVAGCMPVLIGWAAVTGDLSWPPFILFLIIFLWTPPHYWPLSMKYRDDYQAAGVPMLAVVRGRAQVGLQVILYAWATVACSLLLIPIANMGIVYSVVAIASGAWFIYETHRLYNLTIRHEHVSPMRVFHGSIAYLTLVFVAVGVDPLLPF from the coding sequence ATGGATACCGCCGAACAGACGCCCACCCTCAACCGGCCTGACCGATTCCAGCGGGCGGGCAACACCTTCCGCGCCTATCTGTCGCTCACGAAGCCTCGAGTGGTCGAATTACTGCTTGTTGTCACTGCCCCGACGATGATCCTGGCCGAGCGCGGTATCCCCAGCCTGTGGCTGGTGCTGGCCACCCTGATCGGCGGTGCCTTCAGTGCCGGATCGGCCGGCGCGTTCAACTGCTACCTCGATCGCGACATCGACCGGCTGATGAACCGCACCCAGGGGCGCCCCCTGGTCACCGGGGAACTCTCGGACCGGCAGGCGCTGGTGTTCGCCTGGGTTCTGGGCGCCGTGTCCATCGCGTGGCTGTGGATCTTCACGAACTGGGTGGCCGCGCTCCTCTCGCTCGGCGCCATCCTGCTCTACGTGGTGTTCTACACGATGATCCTCAAGCGCCGCACGGCGCAGAACATCGTCTGGGGCGGCGTGGCCGGCTGCATGCCGGTGCTGATCGGATGGGCCGCCGTGACCGGGGACCTGTCCTGGCCCCCGTTCATCCTGTTCCTGATCATCTTCCTCTGGACCCCGCCGCACTACTGGCCGTTGTCGATGAAGTACCGCGACGACTACCAGGCGGCCGGCGTTCCGATGCTCGCCGTGGTGCGCGGCCGCGCCCAGGTGGGACTGCAGGTCATCCTCTACGCGTGGGCGACCGTGGCCTGCTCACTGCTGCTCATCCCGATCGCAAACATGGGGATTGTCTACAGCGTCGTGGCCATCGCATCCGGCGCCTGGTTCATCTACGAGACCCACCGCCTGTACAACCTCACCATCCGGCACGAGCACGTGTCGCCGATGCGCGTCTTCCACGGCTCGATCGCGTACCTCACGCTGGTGTTCGTGGCCGTCGGCGTCGACCCGCTGCTTCCCTTCTAG
- a CDS encoding transketolase C-terminal domain-containing protein, whose amino-acid sequence MQLAVNAREALKADGINARVVSVPSLEWFEEQSAEYREAVLPRAITARVSVEAGIALTWTKYVGDRGRSVSIEHFGASADYKTLFREFGITTEAVVAAAKESLAAL is encoded by the coding sequence GTGCAGCTGGCCGTCAACGCCCGCGAGGCCCTCAAGGCGGATGGCATCAACGCTCGCGTGGTGTCGGTGCCGAGCCTTGAGTGGTTCGAAGAGCAGTCCGCTGAATACCGTGAGGCAGTTCTGCCGAGAGCGATCACCGCTCGGGTATCGGTTGAGGCCGGAATCGCGTTGACCTGGACTAAGTACGTTGGCGACCGCGGCCGCAGCGTCTCGATCGAGCACTTCGGTGCATCGGCCGACTACAAGACTCTGTTCCGCGAATTCGGCATCACCACGGAGGCCGTCGTCGCCGCCGCCAAAGAATCCCTCGCCGCGCTCTAA
- the tal gene encoding transaldolase, translating into MTETTPTAALSAAGVSIWLDDLSRQRIQSGGLTTLIEEKNVVGVTTNPTIFAGALSKGEAYASQVATLAAAGTTVTDAVFEITTDDVASACDIFRPIYDATKGFDGRVSIEVEPGFAHDAEKTLAQAQQLWNKVNRPNAMIKIPATIEGLEAITETIALGISVNVTLIFSLERYRAVINAYLSGLEKAKAAGIDLSTIHSVASFFVSRVDTEIDKRLAEVGTDEALALQSKAGVANAQLAYQVFEQSFTTERASVLLAAGANKQRPLWASTGVKSADLPDTLYVTELVAPEVVNTMPEKTLEATFDHGVIVEGAVTGSYDAANAVLDAIAAQGVSYDDVTRVLEEEGVSKFIISWNELLDTVTAALESAK; encoded by the coding sequence ATGACTGAAACAACCCCCACCGCCGCACTGTCCGCCGCGGGCGTCAGCATCTGGCTCGACGACCTGTCGCGTCAGCGCATCCAGTCCGGCGGGCTGACGACCCTCATCGAGGAGAAGAACGTCGTCGGCGTCACCACCAACCCCACGATCTTCGCCGGTGCGCTCAGCAAGGGCGAGGCATACGCCTCCCAGGTGGCCACGCTGGCCGCCGCCGGCACCACCGTCACCGATGCGGTCTTCGAGATCACCACCGACGACGTCGCCTCCGCCTGCGACATCTTCCGCCCGATCTACGACGCCACGAAGGGCTTCGACGGCCGCGTGTCGATCGAGGTCGAGCCCGGCTTCGCCCACGACGCCGAGAAGACCCTCGCCCAGGCCCAGCAGCTCTGGAACAAGGTCAACCGGCCCAACGCGATGATCAAGATCCCGGCGACCATCGAGGGCCTCGAGGCGATCACCGAGACCATTGCGCTGGGCATCAGCGTCAACGTCACCCTGATCTTCAGCCTCGAGCGCTACCGCGCCGTGATCAACGCGTACCTGAGCGGTCTGGAGAAGGCCAAGGCCGCTGGGATCGACCTGTCGACCATCCACTCGGTCGCCTCGTTCTTCGTGTCGCGTGTCGACACCGAGATCGACAAGCGCCTCGCCGAGGTCGGAACCGACGAAGCCCTCGCCCTGCAGAGCAAGGCCGGCGTCGCCAACGCGCAGCTCGCCTACCAGGTCTTCGAGCAGTCCTTCACGACCGAGCGCGCGTCCGTGCTGCTCGCAGCCGGCGCCAACAAGCAGCGTCCACTCTGGGCCTCCACCGGGGTCAAGTCTGCCGACCTGCCCGACACCCTCTACGTGACCGAACTGGTCGCCCCCGAGGTCGTCAACACCATGCCGGAGAAGACCCTCGAGGCCACCTTCGACCACGGAGTCATCGTCGAAGGCGCCGTCACGGGCTCCTACGACGCCGCGAACGCCGTGCTCGACGCCATCGCTGCGCAGGGCGTTTCCTACGACGACGTCACCCGCGTGCTCGAAGAGGAGGGCGTTTCGAAGTTCATCATCTCCTGGAACGAACTCCTGGACACCGTGACGGCTGCGCTCGAGTCCGCCAAGTGA
- a CDS encoding glucose-6-phosphate isomerase: MSFRISVSGAAAEAVRTVVPTLVADLIASGITSLDPALWGPEAEEEAGTRLGWTESVATSRPLVAEISALREELHARGVTHIVLAGMGGSSLAPEVITLTSGVDLTVLDTTDPGQVRAALSDRIESTALVVSSKSGGTVETDSQRRVFERAFQDSGIDPAERIIVVTDPGSPLEASAREAGYRVFTADPTVGGRFSALTAFGLVPSGLAGVDVGQLLDEAEAVALSLAVDSEDNPGLILGAAIAAAAPRRDKLAIVSDGTHIVGFADWAEQLIAESTGKRGTGILPVVLDADAPELTTSLPDLQILRVVADAGDEVFGALDGTDRDSGDEIRVSGTLGAQFLVWEYATVVAGRLLGINPFDQPDVESAKNATRGLLDARPAPEPAAFIADGIEIRGTPHVIGAASDLAGAVDALLEELGPDGYVAIQAYVDRVALPQLAELRALLATLSRRPVTFGWGPRFLHSTGQYHKGGTPTGVFLQILSSPAEDLEIPGRPFTFGELIQAQAAGDAGVLAEHGRPVLTLTLTDPTANISTLFAAVR; encoded by the coding sequence GTGAGTTTCCGGATCTCGGTGAGCGGTGCGGCGGCAGAAGCCGTCCGCACCGTGGTTCCCACATTGGTCGCCGACCTGATCGCCTCCGGCATCACGTCTCTCGACCCTGCCCTGTGGGGACCCGAGGCGGAGGAAGAGGCAGGCACGCGACTCGGCTGGACCGAGTCAGTGGCCACCTCCCGTCCCCTCGTCGCCGAGATCTCGGCCCTGCGCGAGGAACTCCACGCGCGGGGCGTCACCCACATCGTCCTGGCCGGTATGGGCGGTTCGTCGCTCGCCCCCGAGGTCATCACGCTCACCAGCGGTGTCGACCTCACGGTGCTCGACACGACCGACCCCGGCCAGGTGCGGGCGGCGCTCAGCGACCGGATCGAGTCCACCGCCCTGGTGGTGTCGTCGAAGTCGGGCGGCACCGTGGAGACCGACAGCCAGCGTCGTGTCTTCGAACGTGCCTTCCAGGACAGCGGAATCGACCCCGCCGAACGCATCATCGTGGTCACCGACCCCGGCTCACCGCTCGAGGCGTCGGCCAGGGAAGCCGGCTACCGGGTGTTCACCGCCGACCCCACCGTTGGCGGACGCTTCTCGGCCCTGACCGCCTTCGGCCTCGTGCCGTCCGGCCTGGCCGGGGTGGACGTCGGACAGCTCCTCGACGAGGCCGAGGCCGTGGCACTGAGCCTTGCCGTCGACTCCGAGGACAACCCCGGTCTGATCCTTGGCGCGGCGATCGCCGCAGCTGCTCCGCGGCGCGACAAGCTGGCCATCGTCTCCGACGGCACCCACATCGTGGGTTTCGCCGACTGGGCCGAGCAACTCATCGCCGAGTCCACGGGCAAACGCGGCACCGGTATCCTGCCCGTCGTGCTTGACGCGGATGCGCCTGAGCTCACGACGTCGCTACCCGACCTGCAAATCCTGCGCGTGGTGGCGGATGCCGGCGACGAGGTCTTCGGAGCCCTCGACGGCACGGACCGTGACAGTGGCGACGAGATCCGGGTCAGTGGCACCCTCGGAGCCCAGTTCCTGGTGTGGGAGTATGCCACCGTCGTCGCCGGACGGCTGCTCGGTATCAACCCGTTCGACCAGCCCGACGTCGAATCAGCCAAGAACGCCACCCGCGGCCTGCTCGATGCCCGTCCGGCTCCCGAACCCGCTGCGTTCATCGCTGACGGCATCGAGATCCGCGGTACGCCGCATGTCATCGGCGCGGCCAGCGACCTCGCCGGCGCCGTCGACGCGTTGCTCGAAGAACTCGGCCCGGACGGGTACGTCGCCATCCAGGCGTATGTCGACCGTGTGGCACTCCCCCAGCTCGCCGAGCTGCGTGCGCTCCTGGCGACGCTGTCACGTCGTCCGGTCACCTTCGGCTGGGGCCCCCGGTTCCTGCACTCGACCGGCCAGTACCACAAGGGTGGCACCCCCACCGGCGTGTTCCTGCAGATCCTCAGCTCCCCCGCTGAAGACCTTGAGATCCCGGGCCGTCCGTTCACCTTCGGTGAGCTCATCCAGGCCCAGGCCGCCGGCGACGCCGGCGTCCTCGCCGAGCACGGTCGTCCGGTCCTCACCCTCACGTTGACCGACCCGACTGCGAACATCAGTACTCTGTTCGCCGCAGTCCGGTAA
- the zwf gene encoding glucose-6-phosphate dehydrogenase, with product MSPVEITPEFNPLRSPSDYRLNRIAGPSSLVIFGVTGDLSRKKLMPAVYDLANRGLLPPGFALVGFARRDWDNQDFMQVVHDSVKEYARTEFHEDVWAQLAEGIRFVPGTFDDDAAFELLKETIEELDRERGTMGNHAFYLSIPPKAFPQVTEQLRRSGLAEQKNGQWRRVVIEKPFGSDLKTARELNDVVESVFPADSVFRIDHYLGKETVQNILALRFANQLYEPIWNANYVDHVQITMAEDIGVGGRAGYYDGIGAARDVIQNHLLQLLALTAMEEPISFDAADLRTEKEKVLASVRLPEDLATGTARGQYAGGWQGGEKILGFLEEDGMNPESLTETYAALRLEIDTRRWSGVPFYLRAGKRLGRRVTEIAVVFKRAPQYLFEKSQTAALGENALVIRVQPDEGVTIRFGSKVPGVGMQVRDVTMDFGYGHAFTEASPEAYERLILDVLLGDPPLFPRHEEVELSWKILDPIEEFWATQGQPEQYRPGTWGPASADELLSRDGRNWRRP from the coding sequence ATGTCCCCGGTGGAAATCACCCCGGAGTTCAATCCGTTGCGTTCACCCTCCGATTACCGCCTGAATCGAATTGCAGGGCCCTCGAGCCTCGTGATCTTCGGCGTCACCGGAGACCTGTCGCGGAAGAAACTCATGCCCGCCGTCTATGACCTCGCCAACCGGGGCCTGTTGCCGCCTGGATTCGCTCTCGTCGGGTTCGCCCGCCGGGACTGGGACAACCAGGACTTCATGCAGGTTGTGCACGACTCCGTCAAGGAGTACGCCCGTACCGAGTTCCACGAAGATGTCTGGGCGCAGCTGGCCGAGGGAATCCGGTTCGTCCCGGGAACCTTCGACGACGACGCGGCCTTTGAGCTCCTCAAGGAGACCATCGAGGAACTGGACCGGGAGCGGGGAACGATGGGCAACCATGCGTTCTACCTGTCGATCCCACCCAAGGCGTTCCCCCAGGTCACGGAGCAGCTGCGCCGGTCCGGCCTGGCAGAGCAGAAGAACGGCCAGTGGCGCCGCGTCGTCATCGAGAAGCCCTTCGGCAGCGACCTGAAGACGGCCCGCGAGCTCAACGACGTCGTCGAATCGGTCTTCCCGGCCGACTCCGTCTTCCGCATCGACCACTACCTGGGTAAGGAGACGGTGCAGAACATCCTCGCGCTGCGCTTCGCGAACCAGTTGTACGAACCGATCTGGAACGCCAACTACGTCGACCACGTGCAGATCACCATGGCCGAGGACATCGGTGTCGGCGGCCGGGCCGGGTACTACGACGGCATCGGCGCGGCGCGCGACGTGATCCAGAACCACCTCCTGCAGCTCCTCGCGCTCACCGCCATGGAGGAGCCGATCTCCTTCGACGCCGCGGACCTCCGCACCGAGAAGGAGAAGGTGCTCGCTTCCGTACGGTTGCCGGAGGACCTGGCCACGGGCACCGCCCGCGGACAGTACGCCGGTGGCTGGCAGGGTGGCGAGAAGATCCTCGGTTTCCTGGAGGAAGACGGCATGAACCCGGAGTCCCTGACGGAGACGTACGCGGCCCTGCGCTTGGAGATCGATACCCGGCGCTGGTCCGGGGTGCCGTTCTACCTGCGCGCCGGCAAGCGCCTGGGCCGGCGCGTCACGGAGATCGCTGTGGTGTTCAAGCGGGCACCCCAGTACCTCTTCGAGAAGAGCCAGACGGCCGCTCTCGGTGAGAACGCCCTGGTGATCCGGGTGCAGCCTGACGAGGGCGTCACTATCCGGTTCGGATCCAAGGTTCCCGGTGTCGGCATGCAGGTGCGCGACGTGACCATGGACTTCGGTTACGGCCACGCGTTCACCGAGGCCAGCCCCGAGGCCTACGAACGCCTGATCTTGGACGTCCTGCTGGGCGACCCGCCGCTTTTCCCCCGCCACGAAGAGGTCGAGCTATCGTGGAAGATCCTCGACCCCATCGAAGAATTCTGGGCAACCCAGGGTCAACCGGAACAGTACCGACCCGGAACCTGGGGGCCCGCATCAGCCGACGAACTGCTGTCACGAGACGGCCGGAACTGGAGACGCCCATGA
- a CDS encoding glucose-6-phosphate dehydrogenase assembly protein OpcA produces MIVDLPDTTTSKISKALVRIREEGGAVALGRVLTLIIAAELGHEEEAIEAANDASREHPMRVIVLSTQPDGAAACDPRVDAEIRVGGDAGASEVIVLRAYGDAASDPESLVTGLLLPDAPVVAWWPGEAPEVPAESPLGRIAYRRITDASAQDDPQAALTRICSTYRPGDTDFAWTRLTLWRAQLAAVLDQPPYESITAVSVTGAADSPSTTLLAAWLQLQLQVPVDYDLTTGENSNGIRGVHLTRASGVISLEREVPGIATLTQPGQPVQDLTLKRRSLRDCLSDELRRLDPDELYGEVITRGLPQLTDATTPTGGHS; encoded by the coding sequence ATGATCGTCGATCTGCCGGACACCACCACGTCCAAGATTTCCAAGGCGCTCGTGCGCATCCGGGAAGAGGGCGGCGCAGTCGCCCTCGGCCGGGTGCTCACCCTCATCATCGCCGCCGAACTGGGCCATGAGGAAGAGGCCATCGAAGCGGCCAACGACGCGTCCAGGGAACACCCCATGCGCGTGATTGTCCTGTCGACCCAGCCCGACGGCGCCGCTGCCTGCGACCCGCGTGTCGACGCGGAGATCCGGGTCGGCGGAGACGCCGGCGCCAGCGAGGTCATCGTGCTGCGCGCCTACGGTGACGCCGCCAGCGACCCGGAGAGCCTGGTCACCGGTCTGCTCCTGCCCGACGCTCCCGTTGTGGCCTGGTGGCCCGGTGAGGCGCCAGAGGTGCCGGCTGAGTCGCCCCTGGGTCGCATCGCGTACCGTCGCATCACGGATGCGTCCGCGCAGGACGACCCGCAGGCCGCCCTCACCCGGATCTGCTCGACGTACCGCCCGGGCGACACCGACTTCGCCTGGACGCGTCTGACCCTCTGGCGGGCCCAGCTCGCCGCGGTGCTCGACCAGCCTCCCTACGAATCCATCACCGCCGTATCCGTGACCGGGGCGGCTGACTCCCCCTCCACGACCCTGCTCGCGGCCTGGCTGCAGCTGCAGTTGCAGGTACCCGTGGACTACGATCTCACCACAGGTGAGAACTCGAACGGGATCCGCGGCGTGCACCTCACCCGCGCATCCGGTGTCATCTCCCTGGAGCGCGAGGTCCCCGGAATCGCCACGCTGACCCAGCCGGGCCAGCCGGTGCAGGATCTGACGCTCAAGCGCCGTAGCCTGCGGGATTGCCTGAGCGACGAACTCCGTCGCCTCGATCCCGACGAACTGTACGGGGAGGTCATCACGCGTGGCCTGCCGCAGCTGACGGACGCCACCACACCGACCGGAGGTCACTCATGA
- the pgl gene encoding 6-phosphogluconolactonase, with the protein MTHDRRVLVHDDKAALIESVATRFLTKMADILHEQGHAHVVLTGGSVGTGVLEAINASPDRDSVNWSKIDVWWGDERWVPRGHADRNEGQARAALLDHIDIPAANVHAYPASDEGLDIDAAADRYAAELQSMAAPESTVPQFDVTFLGVGPDGHIASLFPHMQGIRENDLTVIAVLNSPKPPPERLSLTRWVINSSERIWLVVSGSDKASALGLALAGASRDEVPVAGIRGRHYTDFFVDGEAAAEVPENLIEQPQ; encoded by the coding sequence ATGACACACGACAGGCGTGTACTCGTACACGACGACAAGGCGGCGCTCATCGAGTCCGTCGCCACGCGCTTCCTCACCAAGATGGCCGACATCCTGCACGAACAGGGCCACGCCCATGTGGTGCTCACCGGAGGAAGCGTCGGGACGGGTGTGCTGGAGGCCATCAACGCCTCCCCCGACCGCGACAGTGTGAACTGGTCCAAGATCGACGTCTGGTGGGGCGACGAGCGTTGGGTCCCCCGGGGCCACGCCGACCGCAACGAGGGGCAGGCCCGCGCAGCCCTGCTCGACCACATCGATATTCCGGCCGCTAACGTTCACGCGTACCCCGCGTCCGACGAAGGCCTCGACATCGATGCGGCCGCGGATCGGTATGCGGCCGAGCTCCAGTCGATGGCCGCCCCTGAGTCCACGGTGCCGCAGTTCGACGTCACGTTCCTCGGCGTCGGTCCGGACGGTCACATCGCTTCCCTGTTCCCGCACATGCAGGGTATCCGGGAGAACGACCTCACGGTCATCGCGGTGCTGAACTCACCCAAGCCGCCGCCCGAACGTCTGAGCCTCACCCGCTGGGTGATCAACTCGTCCGAGCGCATCTGGCTGGTGGTCTCCGGTTCCGACAAGGCGTCTGCCCTTGGCCTCGCCCTCGCCGGTGCCAGCCGTGACGAGGTGCCCGTCGCGGGCATCCGTGGTCGGCATTACACGGACTTCTTCGTGGACGGTGAGGCGGCCGCGGAGGTCCCGGAGAACCTGATCGAGCAGCCGCAGTAG
- a CDS encoding RNA polymerase-binding protein RbpA, which yields MASGGSAIRGSRVGAGPMGEQDRGFHADRIRVSYWDALGNETVRYFAANLPDEEIPDTIDCPSSGLPAGRDKENPPSVVKLEPYKTHLAYVKERRTEEEAESLLEEALQQLRVRRGKLSATN from the coding sequence ATGGCATCTGGCGGAAGCGCTATTCGCGGCTCGCGAGTCGGAGCGGGCCCCATGGGCGAGCAGGACCGTGGTTTCCACGCCGATCGCATCCGGGTCTCCTACTGGGACGCCCTCGGCAACGAGACGGTGCGATACTTCGCCGCGAACCTGCCCGACGAGGAAATTCCCGACACCATCGACTGCCCGTCCTCGGGTCTGCCCGCTGGCCGGGACAAGGAGAACCCGCCGTCGGTGGTGAAGCTCGAGCCGTACAAGACCCACCTGGCTTACGTCAAGGAGCGTCGCACCGAGGAAGAGGCCGAGTCCCTCCTCGAGGAAGCCCTCCAGCAGCTCAGGGTGCGTCGCGGAAAGCTCAGCGCCACCAACTGA
- the secG gene encoding preprotein translocase subunit SecG produces MEILQVVLQVLLGITSLLLTMLILLHKGRGGGLSDMFGGGVTSNLGASGVAERNLNRITIILAVLWISCIVVLGLITKFDTGA; encoded by the coding sequence GTGGAGATTCTCCAGGTTGTATTGCAGGTTCTGCTCGGTATCACGAGCCTCCTGCTCACTATGCTCATTTTGCTCCACAAGGGGCGCGGCGGCGGGCTGTCCGACATGTTCGGCGGCGGCGTCACCTCCAACCTCGGCGCCTCCGGCGTCGCCGAACGGAACCTCAACCGCATCACCATCATCCTGGCCGTGTTGTGGATCTCCTGCATCGTCGTGCTCGGCCTGATCACCAAATTCGATACCGGCGCGTAG